One Halocalculus aciditolerans DNA segment encodes these proteins:
- a CDS encoding ATPase, T2SS/T4P/T4SS family, producing the protein MSTDGADGGASQSLEGEDVEPAVVKGEYSWEDFKAEYYYDEEGEPPTDDEGEVVPFEPAEYLGFEPSALPGLLSGGDDGAEALDGVVDERTLDVDPEIDEDAFFSEVDGRTTIANRYDLEKAVGMEEKKYFEEIERYWVNKPYAFVVLFHSTRGNEKKYYLVEPYRNELERELEEFLTEKLRASIKYASEDVAAEGSEAERRSVIEEETRNLLNRYDLYSGPVEGSRSFVSELKSLVGMLDAEEDVEEGVEEIEGIAARPEPVVLAEDSKTLTQYQVEKLLYELNRDFIGYERIDGIKHDINVEDISCDGYNSPVFVYHTDYEQIISNVVHGEGQLDDFVVKLAQRSGKGISKRQPQVDATLPDGSRAQLTLGKEVSDHGTNYTIRQFKDVPFTPVDLINWKTFSLNEMAFLWLAIENNKSLIFAGGTASGKTTSLNAVSLFIPSNAKIVSIEDTREVELPQRNWIASVTRPSFGEDEKGDIDEFDLLEAALRQRPDYIVMGEVRGEEGRTLFQVMSTGHTTYTTFHADNVSEVLKRFTTAPINVSKTLFTALDLVSIQSSTRVRGNKVRRNRALTEINAYDAENDEINVGDVFQWEPERDEFRQIADSNTLEEIRFDRGWTHAELEREIFERRVVLAYLIRNGLNEYTQVAATLQAYIADSDTILTLIARDELEDSLQDLRAMESVLIDVDPEKEEMVPRPDPVEEVYEEAGEILEEADDDLLAEYRGEDAPEISFAIGATEERDVVVDEHDPDSDLRPEPSDEDDTTPESGEDGATLESDDDVGTPEADEDAAFGTGADSVEDSTGGVEGDEAESGDAGASEADEGGFVVEDADGESGESSQGGTDGEEE; encoded by the coding sequence ATGTCTACGGACGGGGCCGATGGTGGTGCGTCCCAGTCGCTGGAGGGCGAGGACGTGGAGCCGGCGGTCGTGAAGGGTGAGTATTCGTGGGAGGATTTCAAGGCGGAGTATTATTACGACGAGGAGGGTGAGCCGCCGACGGACGACGAGGGGGAGGTGGTGCCGTTCGAGCCGGCGGAGTATCTCGGGTTCGAGCCGTCGGCGCTGCCGGGGTTGTTGTCGGGCGGGGATGATGGAGCGGAGGCGTTGGATGGGGTGGTGGACGAGCGGACGCTGGATGTGGATCCGGAGATCGACGAGGACGCGTTCTTCTCGGAGGTGGACGGGCGGACGACGATTGCGAATCGGTACGATTTGGAGAAGGCGGTCGGGATGGAGGAGAAGAAGTATTTCGAGGAGATCGAGCGGTACTGGGTGAATAAGCCGTACGCGTTCGTGGTGTTGTTCCATTCGACGCGGGGGAACGAGAAGAAGTACTATCTCGTGGAGCCGTATCGGAACGAGCTCGAGCGGGAGCTCGAGGAGTTCTTGACGGAGAAGCTGCGGGCGTCGATTAAGTACGCGAGCGAGGACGTCGCGGCGGAGGGGTCGGAGGCGGAGCGGCGGTCGGTTATCGAGGAGGAGACGCGGAACCTCCTGAATCGGTACGACCTCTACTCGGGGCCGGTGGAGGGGAGTCGGTCGTTCGTGTCGGAGTTGAAGTCGCTCGTGGGGATGCTCGATGCGGAGGAGGACGTGGAGGAGGGCGTCGAGGAGATCGAGGGGATTGCGGCGCGGCCGGAGCCGGTGGTGTTGGCGGAGGACTCGAAGACGCTGACGCAGTACCAGGTGGAGAAGCTGCTCTACGAGTTGAATCGGGACTTCATCGGGTACGAGCGCATCGACGGCATCAAACACGACATCAACGTCGAGGACATCTCCTGCGACGGCTACAACAGCCCGGTGTTCGTCTACCACACGGACTACGAGCAGATCATCTCGAACGTGGTGCACGGGGAAGGCCAGTTGGACGATTTCGTGGTGAAGCTCGCGCAGCGCTCGGGGAAGGGCATCAGTAAGCGCCAGCCGCAGGTGGACGCGACGCTGCCGGACGGGTCGCGCGCGCAGTTGACGCTGGGGAAGGAGGTGTCCGACCACGGGACGAACTACACGATCCGCCAGTTCAAGGACGTCCCCTTCACGCCCGTCGACCTCATCAACTGGAAGACGTTCAGCCTGAACGAGATGGCGTTCCTCTGGTTGGCCATCGAGAACAACAAGAGCCTGATCTTCGCGGGCGGGACGGCGTCGGGGAAGACGACGTCGCTGAACGCGGTCTCGCTCTTCATTCCGAGTAACGCGAAGATCGTGAGTATCGAGGACACGCGGGAGGTCGAGTTGCCGCAGCGGAACTGGATTGCGAGCGTGACGCGGCCGTCGTTCGGCGAGGACGAGAAGGGCGACATCGACGAGTTCGACCTGCTGGAGGCCGCGCTCCGCCAGCGGCCGGACTACATCGTGATGGGCGAGGTGCGCGGGGAGGAGGGCCGGACGCTCTTCCAGGTGATGAGCACGGGGCATACGACGTACACGACGTTCCACGCGGACAACGTGAGCGAGGTGCTGAAGCGGTTCACGACCGCGCCGATCAACGTCTCGAAGACGCTCTTCACGGCGCTCGACCTCGTCTCCATTCAGTCGTCAACGCGCGTGCGGGGGAACAAGGTCCGGCGGAACCGGGCGCTGACGGAGATCAACGCGTACGACGCGGAGAACGACGAGATCAACGTCGGCGACGTCTTCCAGTGGGAGCCGGAGCGCGACGAGTTCCGGCAGATCGCGGACTCGAACACGCTGGAGGAGATTCGGTTCGACCGCGGGTGGACGCACGCTGAACTGGAGCGGGAGATCTTCGAGCGCCGCGTGGTGCTCGCCTACCTCATCCGGAACGGGCTGAACGAGTACACGCAGGTCGCGGCGACGCTGCAGGCGTACATCGCGGATTCGGATACGATTCTGACGCTCATCGCGCGCGACGAACTGGAGGACTCCTTGCAGGACCTCCGCGCGATGGAGAGCGTGCTCATCGACGTCGATCCGGAGAAGGAGGAGATGGTGCCGCGGCCCGACCCCGTCGAGGAGGTCTACGAGGAAGCCGGGGAAATCCTCGAGGAGGCGGACGACGACCTCCTCGCGGAGTACCGCGGCGAGGACGCGCCCGAAATCTCGTTCGCGATCGGCGCGACCGAGGAGCGCGACGTCGTCGTGGACGAACACGATCCGGACAGCGACCTCCGTCCCGAACCCAGCGACGAGGACGACACGACGCCCGAGTCGGGCGAGGACGGCGCGACGCTCGAATCCGACGACGATGTCGGGACACCGGAAGCCGATGAGGACGCGGCGTTCGGTACTGGGGCGGATTCCGTGGAGGATTCGACGGGGGGCGTCGAGGGAGACGAGGCGGAGTCGGGGGATGCGGGCGCGTCGGAGGCGGACGAAGGCGGGTTCGTCGTCGAGGACGCGGACGGTGAGTCGGGCGAGTCGAGTCAGGGCGGGACTGACGGGGAGGAGGAATGA
- a CDS encoding type II secretion system F family protein, protein MSAEGSFGSNDLLGDTFYPVFQWVFGERSDFVADVETKLSEARMDDTVEMYLSRAIGVGVLVGLLLWFIGIFLGWLLFVTGIVNTENLIGLPIPSETVLSAIEAIKVPALVLVTGLFFGSLGFALGFGSLVAVPYSKSSSRKREINMLLPDAVSFMYALSIGGLNQLEIIEAVARADDTYGEVAMEFRTVEQETTYFDTDYRTALRKRSMETPSDELGQFLTDMLSIINSGGDMTDFLSDKKDKHMRTAKQQQELTLDTLELFGEMYMTLSLFPLLLIIILVIMSMLGQGQDFLLFGTVYVLIPIVGVGFLVLVSTVKEDEPGDGYLSVEGEEPGSKEPGLRHLGLIEQYVGDYEVFDRVKSREGTYTILTIARHPGDFLRRNPSYTLAITVPLAFVALGYGVASGAAPTTYQGMLANPIGGTFVWVYLPLYLVFIPLTAFREWNVRSRRRITNKLSDNLRKLSSANDTGLTLLESINTVADTSPGKLGEEFEIMFAKVNYGTSLREALVEFNNKYHIPRLARTVKLISKAQEASSQISAVLTTAAQASENQDDIERERKSRSRMQVVIIIMTYITLLAVMAILKVKFLDVMASLVSQSGGGGLGGGGGAGGGMSFGGNINVDQLNMLFFHAVTIQGVLAGFIAGYIRDADILSGVKFAVILPTIALVVFAFI, encoded by the coding sequence ATGAGCGCGGAGGGGTCGTTCGGGTCGAATGACCTGCTCGGGGATACGTTCTACCCGGTCTTCCAGTGGGTGTTCGGGGAGCGGAGCGACTTCGTGGCGGACGTCGAGACGAAGCTGTCGGAGGCGCGGATGGACGACACGGTCGAGATGTATCTCTCGCGCGCCATCGGCGTCGGCGTGCTCGTCGGCCTCCTCCTGTGGTTCATCGGTATCTTCCTCGGCTGGCTGCTCTTCGTGACGGGGATTGTGAACACGGAGAACCTCATCGGCCTCCCGATTCCGAGCGAAACCGTGTTGAGCGCCATCGAGGCGATCAAGGTGCCGGCGCTCGTCCTCGTCACCGGCTTGTTCTTCGGGAGTCTCGGGTTCGCGCTCGGGTTCGGGTCGCTCGTCGCGGTCCCGTACTCGAAGTCGAGCTCGCGGAAGCGCGAGATAAACATGCTCCTGCCGGACGCCGTCTCCTTCATGTACGCGCTCTCCATCGGCGGCCTGAACCAGCTCGAAATCATCGAGGCCGTCGCGAGAGCCGACGACACCTACGGCGAGGTCGCGATGGAGTTCCGGACCGTCGAACAGGAGACCACGTACTTCGACACGGACTACCGGACGGCCCTGCGGAAGCGCTCGATGGAGACGCCGAGCGACGAGCTCGGCCAGTTCCTCACCGACATGCTCTCCATCATCAACTCCGGCGGGGACATGACGGACTTCCTCTCCGATAAGAAGGACAAACACATGCGGACGGCGAAGCAGCAACAGGAGCTGACGCTCGACACGCTCGAACTCTTCGGGGAGATGTACATGACGCTCTCGCTCTTCCCGCTCCTCCTCATCATCATCCTCGTCATCATGAGCATGCTCGGGCAGGGCCAAGACTTCCTGCTCTTCGGGACGGTCTACGTCCTCATTCCCATCGTCGGCGTCGGCTTCCTCGTCCTCGTCTCGACGGTGAAGGAGGACGAGCCCGGCGACGGCTACCTCAGCGTCGAGGGCGAGGAACCGGGGAGCAAGGAGCCGGGTCTCCGCCACCTCGGTCTCATCGAGCAGTACGTCGGCGACTACGAGGTGTTCGACCGCGTGAAGAGCCGGGAGGGCACGTACACCATCCTCACGATCGCTCGGCATCCGGGCGATTTCCTGCGTCGGAACCCGTCGTACACGCTCGCTATCACGGTGCCGCTGGCGTTCGTCGCGCTCGGCTACGGCGTCGCGTCCGGGGCCGCGCCGACGACCTATCAGGGGATGCTCGCGAACCCCATCGGCGGGACGTTCGTCTGGGTCTACCTCCCGCTCTACCTCGTCTTCATCCCGCTCACGGCGTTCCGCGAGTGGAACGTCCGGTCGCGACGCCGCATCACGAACAAGCTCTCCGACAACCTCCGGAAGCTCTCCAGCGCGAACGACACCGGTCTCACGCTCCTCGAGTCCATCAACACCGTCGCGGACACGAGCCCCGGGAAGCTCGGCGAGGAGTTCGAGATCATGTTCGCGAAAGTGAACTACGGGACGAGCCTGCGGGAGGCGCTCGTCGAGTTCAACAACAAGTACCACATCCCGCGGCTCGCACGCACAGTGAAACTCATCTCGAAGGCGCAGGAGGCGTCGAGTCAGATTTCCGCCGTCCTCACCACCGCGGCGCAGGCCTCCGAGAACCAAGACGACATCGAGCGCGAGCGCAAGAGCCGCTCGCGGATGCAGGTCGTCATCATCATCATGACTTACATCACGCTCCTCGCGGTCATGGCCATCCTGAAGGTGAAGTTCCTCGACGTGATGGCGAGCCTCGTCTCCCAGTCGGGCGGTGGCGGACTCGGCGGCGGGGGCGGCGCGGGCGGCGGCATGAGCTTCGGCGGGAACATCAACGTCGACCAGCTCAACATGCTGTTCTTCCACGCCGTCACCATCCAGGGCGTCCTCGCCGGCTTCATCGCCGGCTACATCCGCGACGCCGACATCCTCTCCGGCGTCAAGTTCGCCGTCATCCTCCCCACCATCGCCCTCGTCGTCTTCGCCTTCATCTAA